The sequence GCAGGCGGTCCGTGATGAGGTAGGCCGCGGCCGGCGGCGCGATCATCAGCGCCACCACGAGCACCGAGCCCACGGCGTCGAACGCGCCCACCGCGGTCACCGACACCAGCGTCATGAACGCGTAGTGCAGCGCGCCCGGCGCGAAGCCGAGTGCGCCGGCAAGCGCCGCGTCAAAGGTGGTGAGCTTCAGCTCCTTGAAGAACGCACCGATGAAGGCCGCGTTCAGCAGGAGGATGGCGCCCATCACCCAGAGCGTGCGCGGGCCCAGGTCCATGCCGCGCCAGGAGTAGCGGTTGAAGGGGGCGAAGGCCAGCTCCCCCAGCAGCACCGCGTCCACGTCCAGGTGCACGTTGCCCGCGTAGCGCGAGATCAGGATGACGCCCACGCTGAAGAGCGCGGGGAAGACGAGGCCGATGGCGGCGTCTTCCTTGACGCGGCGCGTGCGGTGGAGGAGCTCCACCAGCGTCACTGTGAGCACGCCGGTCGCCGCCGCCGCGGCGATCAGGAGCGGCGAGGCGATGTTGCCGGTCGCAAAGAAGGCGAGGACGATCCCCAGGAGGATCGAATGCGAGATGGCGTCGCTCATCAGCGCCATCCGTCGCAGCACCAGGAAGACGCCGGGGAGCGCGCACGCCGCGGCGGTGACGGCCGCGATCCACTGGATCTCCTGCTCGGGCGCGATGATCATCGGTCGTCCTCGCCGCGCAGGCCCGCGCGCCGCTCCGCCTCGCCGCGGCCGGCGGGGGTGATGGCCCACTCATCCTTCGGCGTGCGGCGCGCCCAACCCCGCGCTTCCATTTCGCGCAGCTCGCGGTGCGCGCCGGGGTGCATGGCTTCGAGAACCGCGGCGGCGTGGCCGTGCTCCGGGTTGGCGTGGTGGCGCGCCAGATCGTCCAGGTTGCCGAGCACGGCGTCCATGTGCAGGCGGCTGCGGTTGCGCCTGTCGCGCACCGATTCCCACAGCACCCCGCGGTTGGGTGCGAAGAGGATCGACAGCACCACCAGCGCCGT is a genomic window of Longimicrobium sp. containing:
- a CDS encoding metal ABC transporter permease, coding for MIIAPEQEIQWIAAVTAAACALPGVFLVLRRMALMSDAISHSILLGIVLAFFATGNIASPLLIAAAAATGVLTVTLVELLHRTRRVKEDAAIGLVFPALFSVGVILISRYAGNVHLDVDAVLLGELAFAPFNRYSWRGMDLGPRTLWVMGAILLLNAAFIGAFFKELKLTTFDAALAGALGFAPGALHYAFMTLVSVTAVGAFDAVGSVLVVALMIAPPAAAYLITDRLPRMMALSVAIGVASALAGYWMSYLLDVSIAGSMATCTGVSFFLSLLFAPERGVVAVARRRARQRWEFAQAILTIHLLDHEGSPQAAEESRERHLHEHLRWAPDFARVVVRRAESAGLLTRTGEHLSLTDEGRASARETMAGV